A genomic region of Parambassis ranga chromosome 7, fParRan2.1, whole genome shotgun sequence contains the following coding sequences:
- the ankrd52a gene encoding serine/threonine-protein phosphatase 6 regulatory ankyrin repeat subunit C, protein MGVLNIADQPPLVQAIFNRNAEEVQLLLHKKEDVNALDPERRTPLHAAACVGDVHIMDLLIESGASVNAKDHLWLTPLHRAAASRNERVVGLLLRRGAEANARDKFWQTPLHVAAANRATRCAEALLTQLSNLNMADRTGRTALHHAAQSGFQEMVKLLLNKGANLSAIDKKERQPIHCAAYLGHLEIVKLLVSRSADKSCKDKQGYTPLHAASASGHIEIVKYLLRMGAEIDEPNGFGNTALHVACYMGQEAVATELVNHGANVNQPNKCGYTPLHLAAVSTNGALCLELLVNNGADVNQQSKEGKSPLHMAAIHGRFTRSQILIQNGGEIDCVDKYGNTPLHVAAKYGHELLISTLMTNGADTARRGIHGMFPLHLAVLYGFSDCCRKLLSSGQLYSIVSSMSKEHVLSAGFDINTPDNFGRTCLHAAASGGNVECLNLLLSSGTDLNKRDIMGRTPLHYAAANGRYQCTVTLVSAGAEVNEPDQTGCTPLHYSAASQAFSRADRHFSGNHQNDEDEAKESYFCLEHLLDNGADPSMVNSKGYSAVHYAAYHGNKQNLELLLEMSFNALGDIESSIPVSPLHLAADKGHWQALRVLTETAAYVDMQDAAGRSVLYLAAEKGYVRCVEVLLAQGASCLLNDNHLMWTPIHVAAVNGHLDCLRMMVDYGEEGDLTNVADKMGQTPLMLAVLGGHTDCVHYLLEKGALPDAKDKRGSTALHRGAVLGHDDCVTALLQHKASALCRDTQGRTPLHYAASRGRTEILAMVVQAAMATDPQDKLLDNKQYTPLHWAAYKGHEDCLEVLLEFKTFIHEEGNPFTPLHCALMKGHSCAAERLLETAGVHMINTRDAKGRTPLHAAAFAEDVAGLQLVLRHGADINAVDKSGRSALMVAADKGHSGTVAILLHRAKADLTLLDENRNTALHLACSKAHEMCALLILGEIHSPTLINATNSALQMPLHLAARNGLATVVQALLSRGATVLAVDEEGHTPALACAPNKDVADCLALILSTMKPFPQRDPSSCSCSSPTVSPSPGLNLLKHCGITAACAPLPSNGLHNGYVKDRHGAPVGLDGCLSE, encoded by the exons ATGGGAGTACTCAACATTGCAGACCAG CCTCCTCTGGTCCAGGCCATCTTCAATCGTAATGCTGAAGAAGTTCAACTATTATTGCACAAAAAGGAGGATGTCAATGCACTG GACCCGGAGCGCCGCACGCCACTTCATGCTGCTGCCTGTGTGGGTGATGTCCATATAATGGACCTGCTCATCGAGTCAG GTGCCAGTGTAAATGCTAAAGACCATCTATGGTTGACCCCGTTGCACAGGGCAGCTGCTTCCAGAAATGAA AGGGTAGTGGGTCTGCTGCTGAGGCGCGGAGCCGAGGCGAATGCACGAGACAAGTTCTGGCAGACACCGCTGCATGTGGCCGCTGCCAACCGTGCCACACGCTGCGCAGAGGCCCTGCTAACCCAGCTGAGCAACCTGAACATGGCGGACCGCACTGGACGAACCGCCCTGCACCATGCGGCTCAGAGTGGGTTCCAGGAG atggtgaagctgctgctgaacaaAGGGGCCAACCTGAGTGCCATCGATAAGAAAGAGAGACAGCCCATCCATTGTGCTGCGTACTTGG GACACTTGGAAATCGTGAAGTTGCTGGTTTCTCGCAGTGCTGACAAGAGCTGCAAGGACAAGCAGGGCTACACACCgctccatgctgcttctgcaaGTGGTCACATCGAAATTGTAAAGTACCTACTGAGGATGGGGGCAGAG ATTGATGAGCCCAACGGCTTTGGAAACACTGCGCTCCATGTGGCCTGCTACATGGGCCAGGAGGCTGTGGCTACAGAGCTCGTGAACCATGGAGCTAATGTTAACCAACCCAACAAGTGCGGCTACACCCCTCTGCACCTGGCTGCCGTGTCCACCAACGGTGCCCTCTGTCTGGAGTTGCTGGTCAACAATGGGGCAGATGTCAACCAGCAG AGCAAAGAAGGAAAGAGCCCCCTGCACATGGCAGCCATTCACGGACGCTTCACACGCTCTCAGATCCTCATTCAAAACG GTGGGGAAATTGATTGTGTGGATAAGTATGGCAATACTCCTCTCCACGTTGCTGCTAAGTACGGCCACGAACTGCTGATCAGCACTCTGATGACTAACGGAGCAGACACGGCCAG ACGTGGGATCCATGGAATGTTCCCCTTGCACTTAGCTGTGCTGTACGGGTTTTCAGACTGTTGTCGCAAGTTACTCTCCTCAG GTCAGCTGTATAGTATAGTTTCATCTATGAGTAAAGAGCATGTACTATCAGCTGGGTTTGACATAAACACCCCTGACAACTTTGGGAGGACCTGCCTACACGCTGCAGCCTCTGGAGG AAATGTTGAATGTCTGAACTTGCTCCTAAGTAGCGGTACCGACTTGAATAAGAGGGACATAATGGGAAG GACTCCGTTGCACTATGCGGCTGCTAATGGGAGGTACCAGTGCACTGTGACCCTGGTGAGCGCTGGCGCTGAGGTCAATGAGCCTGACCAGACAGGCTGTACTCCCCTGCACTACTCTGCCGCCTCCCAAGCCTTCAGCAG AGCCGATCGTCATTTTTCTGGGAACCATCAGAATGACGAGGATGAGGCAAAGGAGTCGTACTT CTGCTTGGAGCATCTTTTGGACAATGGTGCTGATCCATCAATGGTCAATTCAAAGGGTTACAGTGCTGTTCACTATGCAGCGTACCATGGCAACAAACAGAACCTGGAGCTG CTTCTGGAGATGTCCTTTAATGCACTAGGAGACATAGAGAGCAGCATTCCAGTCAGTCCACTACATCTTGCT GCTGATAAGGGCCACTGGCAGGCGCTGCGTGTGCTCACAGAGACTGCAGCCTATGTGGACATGCAGGATGCTGCAGGCCGCTCCGTGCTCTACCTGGCTGCAGAGAAAGGCTACGTGCGCTGCGTGGAGGTGCTTTTGGCTCAGGGGGCTTCTTGTCTCCTCAATGACAACCATCTCATGTGGACTCCGATTCATGTTGCAG CTGTCAATGGTCACTTGGACTGCTTGCGTATGATGGTTGACTATGGGGAGGAGGGCGATCTCACTAATGTGGCAGACAAAATGGGCCA GACCCCTCTGATGCTTGCTGTTCTGGGAGGTCACACCGACTGTGTCCACTACCTGCTAGAGAAGGGTGCCCTGCCAGATGCCAAGGACAAGAGGGGCAGTACAGCGTTGCACAGAGGG GCGGTGTTGGGCCATGATGATTGTGTGACAGCCCTGCTGCAGCACAAAGCTTCTGCGTTATGTCGGGACACCCAGGGTAGGACACCGCTGCACTACGCCGCATCGAGAGGCCGCACAGAGATCCTGGCCATGGTGGTGCAGGCCGCCATGGCAACAGACCCGCAAGATAAATTGCTGGATAACAAACAATACACCCCATTACACTGGGCTGCTTACAAAG GGCATGAAGACTGTTTGGAGGTTTTACttgaatttaaaacatttattcatgAAGAGGGAAACCCTTTCACCCCCCTGCACTGTGCTCT GATGAAAGGccacagctgtgctgcagagaggctgctggaaaCGGCTGGGGTCCACATGATTAACACCAGAGATGCCAAAGGAAG GACCCCGCTGCATGCTGCTGCATTTGCTGAGGATGTTGCGGGACTTCAGCTGGTGCTTCGCCATGGAGCAGACATCAATGCTGTGGACAAAAGTGGACGGTCTGCTCTGATGGTGGCTGCTGACAAGGGACACAGCGGCACTGTGG CCATCCTCCTTCACCGGGCCAAGGCTGACCTGACACTGCTTGATGAGAACAGGAACACTGCCCTGCACTTGGCCTGCAGCAAG GCCCATGAGATGTGCGCCCTGCTGATTCTGGGCGAGATCCACAGTCCCACTCTCATAAACGCCACCAACAGTGCTCTGCAAAT GCCCCTCCATCTTGCAGCACGCAACGGCCTGGCTACGGTGGTGCAGGCACTGCTGAGTAGAGGAGCCACGGTGCTGGCTGTGGATGAGGAAG GCCACACCCCCGCTCTGGCCTGCGCTCCCAACAAGGATGTGGCTGACTGCCTGGCTCTGATCCTCTCTACCATGAAGCCTTTCCCCCAGCGGGacccttcctcctgctcctgctcctctcccaCGGTCTCCCCCTCCCCGGGTCTCAACTTGCTGAAGCACTGCGGCATCACCGCCGCCTGCGCCCCGCTGCCCAGCAACGGCCTCCACAACGGCTACGTCAAAGACCGCCACGGTGCACCGGTTGGCCTGGAcggctgtctgtctgagtga